A stretch of Channa argus isolate prfri chromosome 16, Channa argus male v1.0, whole genome shotgun sequence DNA encodes these proteins:
- the fuca2 gene encoding plasma alpha-L-fucosidase, which yields MGLLSALSLLSILLLIGSSRGKYEPNWESIDSRPLPDWYDQAKFGIFIHWGVFSVPSFGSEWFWWYWQKEKLKPYVDFMQRNYPPDFKYEDFAPQFTAEFFDAKEWTDIFASSGAKYIVLTTKHHEGFTLWGSKTSWNWNAVDVGPKRDVVEEVASALRANSDLHLGLYHSLFEWFNPLFEQDAANAFTTNYFPSSKTLPELYELIVKYKPDVLWSDGDGNAPDKYWNSTGFLAWLYNDSPVRDTVVTNDRWGSGSICTHGGYYTCADRYQPGHLLKHKWENCMTIDKKSWGYRRNAPLSDYLTIEQLVATLVETVSCGGNLLMNVGPTHDGRIAPIFQERLMQVGQWLNVNGEAIYNTTAWRSQNDSVTPNIWYTSRPQEKAIFAILLEWPNDSAVVLNEPMVTQGQTQVVLLGYGSLQWEPVKPSGLRVVLPQLSFSQMPCQWAWTLRLTGAS from the exons ATGGGGCTTTTAAGTGCCCTTTCACTTTTATCGATCCTGTTGTTGATCGGCAGTAGCAGAGGGAAATACGAACCGAATTGGGAATCCATCGACTCCAGACCGCTGCCGGACTGGTACGACCAGGCTAAGTTTGGTATCTTCATACACTGGGGGGTCTTCTCGGTCCCGAGCTTCGGCAGCGAGTGGTTCTG GTGGTACTGGCAGAAGGAAAAACTAAAGCCATATGTTGACTTTATGCAGAGGAATTATCCTCCCGACTTTAAGTATGAAGATTTTGCACCACAGTTCACTGCTGAGTTCTTTGATGCCAAAGAATGGACAGACATATTTGCCTCATCCGGAGCAAAGTACATTGTCCTGACTACAAAACACCATGAAG GTTTTACGCTCTGGGGCTCAAAAACCTCTTGGAACTGGAATGCAGTGGATGTTGGACCTAAGAGAGACGTGGTGGAAGAGGTGGCAAGTGCCCTCCGTGCTAACAGTGACCTGCATTTAGGGCTGTATCACTCTCTCTTCGAATGGTTTAATCCACTCTTTGAACAGGATGCTGCCAATGCCTTCACTACAAACTATTTTCCTTCCAGTAAAACATTGCCTGAGCTTTATGAGCTGATCGTTAAGTACAAACCAGATGTGTTGTGGTCTGATGGGGATGGAAATGCACCTGATAAATATTGGAACAGCACAGGTTTCTTAGCCTGGCTCTATAATGACAG TCCTGTGCGAGACACTGTGGTGACAAATGATCGGTGGGGCTCAGGTTCCATATGCACGCACGGTGGATATTACACCTGTGCTGATCGCTACCAGCCAGGACACCTGCTCAAGCACAAATGGGAAAACTGCATGACCATAGATAAAAAGTCCTGGGGTTACAGACGTAATGCTCCACTCAGTGACTACCTCACCATCGAGCAGCTTGTGGCG acATTAGTGGAGACCGTGTCCTGTGGGGGAAACCTGCTGATGAACGTTGGCCCCACACACGACGGACGAATCGCCCCAATCTTTCAGGAGCGTCTGATGCAAGTGGGTCAGTGGCTGAACGTAAATGGAGAGGCCATCTACAACACAACAGCATGGCGGTCTCAGAATGACAGTGTCACCCCAAATATCTG GTACACGTCCAGACCACAGGAAAAGGCCATCTTTGCTATCTTACTCGAGTGGCCCAATGATAGTGCAGTAGTTCTGAATGAACCTATGGTTACACAAGGACAGACTCAG gtgGTGCTTCTCGGCTATGGGTCTCTGCAGTGGGAGCCAGTGAAGCCCAGTGGACTGCGGGTTGTCCTTCCCCAGCTGTCCTTCAGCCAGATGCCATGTCAGTGGGCCTGGACACTGAGGCTGACAGGTGCCAGTTGA
- the LOC137101639 gene encoding tatD DNase domain containing 3-like isoform X1, with the protein MRSLVIFHAKACVLVLERHKVRMPGFVDCHCHISAGDFDKDIDEVIENSKKAGLLALLAVAEHAGEFDKIIALSQRYSGFIFPCLGVHPVQEVSPEQQRGASLKDLDAALPLIEKYKDHLVAIGEVGLDFTPRYVSSETDKESQRQTLVRQIQVAKELDLPLNVHSRSAGRPTIHLLKEQGVEKALLHAFDGKPSVAMEGVKAGYFFSIPPSIIRSEQKQKLVKQLPLENICLETDSPALGPEKQVRNEPKNISISAEYISKIKGVSLEKVMEVTTQNALRLFPKLQLAIRP; encoded by the exons ATGCGCAGTTTGGTTATCTTCCACGCAAAGgcttgtgttttggttttggaaCGTCACAAAGTTCGCATGCCTGGTTTTGTAGACTGCCACTGTCATATCTCTGCGGGGGATTTTGACAAG GACATAGATGAGGTGATTGAGAATTCAAAAAAG GCCGGATTGTTGGCGCTCTTAGCTGTTGCAGAGCATGCTGGGGAATTTGACAAGATCATTGCCCTGTCACAGAG GTACTCAGGTTTTATTTTCCCCTGCTTAGGAGTCCACCCTGTTCAGGAAGTTTCCCCAGAGCAACAGAGGGGTGCTTCTCTCAAG GATCTAGATGCTGCTCTACCTCTCATAGAGAAATACAAAGACCATCTTGTGGCTATAGGGGAG GTTGGTTTAGATTTTACCCCCAGGTATGTCAGCAGTGAGACTGATAAAGAGAGCCAAAGACAGACCCTCGTTCGTCAAATCCAGGTCGCCAAGGAGCTGGATCTTCCTCT AAATGTTCATTCACGATCTGCTGGAAGACCAACCATCCACCTTCTCAAAGAGCAAG GTGTCGAGAAAGCCCTGCTTCATGCATTTGATGGCAAACCATCTGTTGCCATGGAGGGAGTGAAGGCTGGCTATTTCTTTTCTATCCCACCATCCATAATTCGGAGTGAACAG AAGCAAAAACTTGTAAAACAGTTGCCACTGGAAAACATCTGTCTGGAAACAGATTCACCTGCTCTGGGTCCAGAAAAGCAG GTGAGAAATGAGCCAAAAAACATCTCCATTTCTGCTGAGTACATCAGTAAGATCAAAGGAGTGTCACTGGAAAAGGTGATGGAGGTGACGACACAGAATGCTCTCCGACTCTTCCCGAAACTACAGTTGGCCATCAGACCTTGA
- the LOC137101639 gene encoding tatD DNase domain containing 3-like isoform X2 yields the protein MRSLVIFHAKACVLVLERHKVRMPGFVDCHCHISAGDFDKDIDEVIENSKKAGLLALLAVAEHAGEFDKIIALSQRYSGFIFPCLGVHPVQEVSPEQQRGASLKDLDAALPLIEKYKDHLVAIGEVGLDFTPRYVSSETDKESQRQTLVRQIQVAKELDLPLNVHSRSAGRPTIHLLKEQGVEKALLHAFDGKPSVAMEGVKAGYFFSIPPSIIRSEQQKLVKQLPLENICLETDSPALGPEKQVRNEPKNISISAEYISKIKGVSLEKVMEVTTQNALRLFPKLQLAIRP from the exons ATGCGCAGTTTGGTTATCTTCCACGCAAAGgcttgtgttttggttttggaaCGTCACAAAGTTCGCATGCCTGGTTTTGTAGACTGCCACTGTCATATCTCTGCGGGGGATTTTGACAAG GACATAGATGAGGTGATTGAGAATTCAAAAAAG GCCGGATTGTTGGCGCTCTTAGCTGTTGCAGAGCATGCTGGGGAATTTGACAAGATCATTGCCCTGTCACAGAG GTACTCAGGTTTTATTTTCCCCTGCTTAGGAGTCCACCCTGTTCAGGAAGTTTCCCCAGAGCAACAGAGGGGTGCTTCTCTCAAG GATCTAGATGCTGCTCTACCTCTCATAGAGAAATACAAAGACCATCTTGTGGCTATAGGGGAG GTTGGTTTAGATTTTACCCCCAGGTATGTCAGCAGTGAGACTGATAAAGAGAGCCAAAGACAGACCCTCGTTCGTCAAATCCAGGTCGCCAAGGAGCTGGATCTTCCTCT AAATGTTCATTCACGATCTGCTGGAAGACCAACCATCCACCTTCTCAAAGAGCAAG GTGTCGAGAAAGCCCTGCTTCATGCATTTGATGGCAAACCATCTGTTGCCATGGAGGGAGTGAAGGCTGGCTATTTCTTTTCTATCCCACCATCCATAATTCGGAGTGAACAG CAAAAACTTGTAAAACAGTTGCCACTGGAAAACATCTGTCTGGAAACAGATTCACCTGCTCTGGGTCCAGAAAAGCAG GTGAGAAATGAGCCAAAAAACATCTCCATTTCTGCTGAGTACATCAGTAAGATCAAAGGAGTGTCACTGGAAAAGGTGATGGAGGTGACGACACAGAATGCTCTCCGACTCTTCCCGAAACTACAGTTGGCCATCAGACCTTGA